The Mangifera indica cultivar Alphonso chromosome 19, CATAS_Mindica_2.1, whole genome shotgun sequence nucleotide sequence TACAATATTGCTATTGAATTGacgaattaagaataaaatatcaaCAGTAAATCTCATCTCTTTAGCAACGATTTGCATTTTTAGTGCTATGCTTTTGTTATATCTAGGATAATGTAGTAATCAATAGTATGATGGGTGTTGTAGTAGCTTCAAAACGATAGAAACATAAACACACTTCAATTGTGACTGTTAATTTTTAGGAGGACGATTCcttgataatagaaaatattcattaatgTTAGATGATTGCTAGAACATGGCACAGGTGGtttgtatattttgttttcaGGCTTCTAGAAGAGTATTTCCTTATTGAAACTTGATCATATGACTTGCGAGGTATCGTATCATTTCTACTAGTCTTTACCTAGAGTTGTACCTGCAAGATGACTATAGAGAGAAGTTTTGATTGCATAACAATTTCACCCCAATTTCAAAGTGTAAATTATTCGACAAAAAACTTCTctataagaaacaaaaaagtaaaagataaaACCAAAGATTTGGGGGAAAATTcagttttcaaaactgaaaaatatgagactaagggaaaaaaaaagttttaaaaagtgaagaGTACAAAAGGATATTAACAGATCTGATACAATGACAAATTATGAATTGagttataaattaaattaatattattaacgaaatattataaaatatgtagcATTTACAATATAGTGTGAAAAAGAATTCTGATCCTATGAAAAATCATAATCCTacgaaatataataaaataataatcaataaattagaataatatcgaatcaaattaattataattgaattaaatcaataggaaaatagattttatttaacattGACTTCGTCCCTTTTGCAAATAGTTCTGATTTTACCTGTTGACAAGTAGGATTAATTATGTGTATGTGATTCTTTTCTCTATcaggaaaaacaaaattgtaattaatattatgaaagaataaataaaactaagtatcatttaaaaataaataatcccaCTATTTAATAGATTATGTTGCATTCTTAACTATTTAATAGATTATGTCGCATCATTTCTACACTTTGATTTGATCGAACATGCCAATAATGTTTATTCTAATCTTAAAGTGGGactgtaataaaatataaaataattagagaaCAAGAGGACATAAAAATGACTAGTGAGAGATCAAACAAAGACTCTGATCAAGTGCTAAGGGAACGACAAGACTAGTTATTCAAATGTGCTAAAGAGATTGAAGAGAATCCATGGCAAGTATTTAAGAGCTATCCAAGGCACAAAATGGAGGCAAACTTTTCGTTAAGTTTTTTAGAGGGATCCCCTAAGAGTATTGCAACAGCCTCAAAGCTAGTCCACGCTAGTCGGAGGTTGGCTGCAGACAGCTCACAAACAACACCATTCAGTGTGTCAAATCAACCAAAAGCAAAAAACTAGATCAAACCAAATCTCTAATGGCTCGTGGAAAGGTTCAGATGAGGCGTATTGAGAACCCGATGCACCGGCAGGTCACCTTCTGCAAGCGCCGTGCAGGGCTTCTTAAGAAGGCTAAGGAGCTTTCCCTTTTGTGTGATGCTGAGATTGGAGTTTTAATCTTCTCCGCCAATGGAAAGATCTATGAAATGGCCACCAAAgggtctctctctctctctctttgcaTACACACGTAGGCATGCACATACACTtatttttttgcaaaaattcTTAACTATGGATGTTCCGTAAATGGTCTGCAGTCTGGTTCTAGATAAACagttaaagaaacaaaattacaaGCAAAGAAATTCAGCTTTCAAAAATTTGCAGGAAAgctgataaataaattttgatacgaTAAAAgacaactaaaattaaaataacaagctTTTTCAAGCATGCATGCAGGCAAATATCTGGGAggatgcatttttttttaatttttatttattttttgatggTGTAAAATAGAACTATGCAAGGGCTTATAGAGAGGTACATGAATGCCAATCCAGTGGCTCAAACTGAACAAGCAGTGCCGGTATGTGACttattacaatatttattttcataattaattaaaagaaaaactttgtCATAATGAATATAGTAAAAGGAAcgaaatcatttaatcatacgAATTGAAAAAGACTGTGGAAGATCCTTGTAATTCTAATAAGATCAAGAACATATATTCTAGATAAGacgaaaatgatataaatatacgCCCAAAAAAGGGTGCATGTTTAGCTTTTTTAAGTTGATATTAGGTGTCAAATATATACAATCAGGAAGAAAGTTTAGGAGGATAATCCCACCAtgtaaaaagatattaaaagcATCCACAGCTTTATTACCAACGATAGAAGTTGCTTTatcattctctctttttccaaggggtaaaataaaataacattaggTGGaacaattatatatgtaatctaaaataattaatatacatgACTCATTTATTTGTAATCTCTAAGTATGTGGCTGCATGAAACCGAGGCCTAATAGTAAAACAATTTCAATATACTGTCTTTCTACTGtgccttttcaattttttttttaaatatattaaatttacacCTCAACATCTACAGAAAAAGTAAACTCTGAGAGGAAAAATTAGGAACTAAAAgaatatacacacacacacacacacacacacagaatTCTCATATGTACATGGTcttgaaattgttcaaagatgGAAAATTATAATTGGTAGCCATATATTGTCTCGATATTGTTCAAAGATGGAAAATTAAGTGTATGTATGTGAAAGCAGGGTGCCAATGAGGAGATCAACATGCTGAAGCAAGAGATCGAAGTTCTCAAAAAAGGCCTCAGGTATATCTGTAATCAtcctatttattataataatatataattaaagtattCATCTGTGTATTTAAGAGAATACAAAGTAAAAGATGTTAAATATTGTTCTAATGTTAAGTGGAGCTAGATGTTAATGTTACCCTAAagttcatatatatttaaaaaaaaaaaaagttcgaACTCACAAACTTAAGcaaattttctaatgatttctttatttgaaaaaataaatttctctcTTTCCGTCGAAATTAGCTGAAAAAGCTCAATTACTTACAGTTATATGTTTGGAGGTGGAGCCGTGAAGATGACATTGAATGAACTTCTTATGCTTGAGAAACATCTTGAGATATGGATTTATCAAATCCGCTCTGCAAaggtacatatatatatatatatttatatagagtaATAAAAGCAGAATAAAAGAGtgcaaattttgtttattatagtTGATGAATAATTACTTAGGAGATTCCTTATAATGGTTTTGTAGATGGACACTATGTTTCAAGAGATCAATCTGCTGAGGAACAAGGTTAGTTTCATgtctaatttcaattttattgcGCATAGTAAAATTGGTATTATTTTGTAACCATATAATTCAAGGGAGCAATTTATGACATCACTAGCTTAGAAAATTTCTATAGACAGTAATATAAATCTCTCTCGAACCAACTTAAAAAGGGAAGAGTCTTTTTTTTGTACATATTACTAGAAGAGTGAGGCAAAATTTGAGCTCAGAAATTACAAAAAGGTCATTTGCATTGATCTATGACTATTCATTtgggtatatatttatttgatatttgactaaataattttatatatatttaaggccTAATTGTTTGCAACACCCTAAACTACTTTTGAAGCAATGCAATGGGAAACTATTCATGAGTATTACCTTTTACTGTTTAATTTAACACTTAATATTTAATAgcatataattttgtattgtttctatgttattaatttaattatcccTTAGgagaattaatgtaattaacTCAATAAACTAGTTAAAAATAAGAACGTGATAATCAACGATATTCTCGAGTTGAAATTTGTGGAATCATATTGTTTCCATTGATGAGAGaaagtgataaattttatataattctgGAGAAATTTACAAATGTAAATCAATGAATTGCTAGAAAATGAATTGATTTGCTTTTTCATGACTACAATTGCTAGTCTTAAATtaactcttttattttctcttgtgTGGGCCTCCACTTTAGAGGTTGCTTCTTTATCTAAACTTACCCACCTCAACCGAAAATCTTCCTAGCCCAAATCCATCTCAATTCTcactattttaatataatatgttagccttgtacatatatattatctataatattttgGATTATTATAAATACTCAACATATTTTGTCACAATCTATTACCATTAGTCTAGCAATATCAAGAGGGTAGGTCTGATAGTAGCATGGCATAAACCCTCTTTTTTTGCATAGCACATGGGCTATGTTGGTTATGCCAGAGTTTTAAAGTAAGACTCGTGGGTCAGTTTGATATAGTACgagaaaatgtattaaaaatttaaaatattaaaacattataatttgataaaccAACTTATTAAAGACTTACAAAGGCATGGCATAAGAGGTTTTGAACAATATGCTAGTCCTTTAATCCTAGTGGGCCTGACCCACCCCTACTTGCATCACTACCATCTATAATtactattattaattattgaatattcataagtaatttaatgtaaaaatacaTTAGGATGATAATAATATggataagttttttaatattaaatattcatatttaatattattaattgatcATCAATATCATATTCAGTGTTGCAAAATTATGTTCACTGTTAGTTACCCAGTAAAAATTTtgtgataattatttttctccATATTGAACTCggcaaaattattaatttatgttcTTTGTAcattgtttttcaatttctcTTGGCAATATTAATTACACTTTGGTAAATAAAGCAATCTTTAATTTTCATCTGCAGGAAGGAATTCTGAAAGCTACAAATAAGTTTTTGCAAGataaggtaattaattaatcattttattcattaatctatgataattaaatcaattgagCTGGAATTCATTTTTTTGCAGATAGAGGAGAACATTAGAAATATAGCTGGATTTGGACAAATGACTTCTACTATTGACTACCCACTAATTATCCCTAATGAGATATTTCACTTCTAGAGTTTGTTccagttataatatatatcatacctatgatatttattattagagcatcaaatttattattttagttaatggCCATGTGTGAGTGTTAAATATTTCTTTGTACCATCATTGATTACTGAGGCTCTTCATAATATGTAATACAAAGTCATAAACTATCTTTCTCAAATGTATATTTGATATTGTGGTGTGGTTTTGTACCATGAGAAAACTTGGATTTCTCATGCACCtttatatagaataataatCTTGTTTTTTCTTTACAATATCTTAGTCATCTTTctcaaattgttttttcaaatgatccgaaaaaaaaaaacaaaacaaaaaaaaacaaagaaagattaGCGTAATGCAATAATAGATTatggtacttttttttttttaatattcaagtaGTGCAGCAGAATATCTTAAATTAAGTGTGGTGAATTCTTCAATTTATTTCCAAAAGAAtgttgtgaaaaaaaaaaaagatgactAAGATATTGTAAACCattcaaatatttctaaaattaaagaGAATCTATCACAGAATTGTtgagaataatttatttgacagaaaataaaaaagtgataatGGAGAAAGAAACTATACAACttcatctaaaataaataaataaataaattggcagaatttcttagattttttaatgattCACATTAAAGAGAGTGAGATGAGTTTGGATTGTTTAACCAAATAAGTGATTAGATTTAGTTGAAGATCAATTGCTCTTTACACACAAACAAGCACACAAGGCGGAAGAAACATAAAAAGTGTAATTAAGGAAACGAAGCAATGTTTACTTAAAGACTATAATTAATACATCTTTCATTTATAAGGCCAAGTCTAACAACtcaaataaactattaaataaaatcattatcaaTTACAAGTTAAAATTAATCACAAGAAAACACTCTCACTTACTCAATTAATTTCTAACTTCTCATAAAGCAGTagcatatttttaaatttgaaacacTCCAAACATCCCACTTGTTTCCAAGCTTCCCACCCAGAATAGTTTAAACCACCCTTAAGCATTTGAGATTGAAATCCTTTCATATAATACCCCTCTCCAGAAGTATAATCCTTTGAGAACTTTATGTCTTATACATATACTCAAGGGATATCTAGGTCGTACATATGTAATAAGGAATCTTTATGTCCCAATTCATCACCCTAACTCTCAGAAGACATGCAAAATCGTCTTTctcaaaatcaattttcaaaaatcatcaGTCAAAGATATGTTATCAAAATTATGATCTCGAGCCCAAACAAATCTCATCTCGAGCTTTATCTAGTTTTTCACCAATTATGCATATACTTATGATACTTTGACCTTATCATATTCTCTCTCTCAAACACATTTTGGTACTTCAACATACCTCAATTGTCCTTTAATTTCTCATGAGACAACCCAATAAATGTTGGTCCATCTACCATGAACATgcattcattttctctcttaccTGTGAATAGATGTGTACTCTAACTTAGAATAGGCATTTGCTATCTTCCCTTCATGATCATCCATGCCCTTACTTATTGTATGATTACTCATTTCTTTgaacaattattcatttttatgtcATAAGTGACTCTTCAACTTTGCATTCACAATCGATCTTAACCCTAAGAGCGAATTCGTCTTTGCACAAGCATGAATGGGCAAGCTCTTATTTGTATAAGCATTCATCATGTCATATCCTATGGGTCATGAATGATTACATAAGTCCTATGAATGATTGCCCATTGTGTACAACATCTTTATCCTAATCGTTGAAAGATTGTACATGTCTTATGCATGGTCATTCATTTTTATGTGAAAACCTAACTTTACATCGATGCACAACTATTCCTATGTTTGGGACGACCATACATTGCGTTTAGATTCTCAAATTCTAGCTAATTTAGCTAGATTTCACTAATCCTAATTACATCAGTTATTCCCAAAATCATTCTCATCAACACAATAAACATAAAAAGTTAAGTAAAACAAATCACTATATATGAGGCTTAATTTAAACATATCTAGATATTCCATCAAACAGATAGATCAATTCATCATGCCAAAGTATAGCTATTATATCATGTATCCCAACCAAAATCCACTATATTCCATAATATACAACTTATTTTAACACCAAAACCTTTTAGAGTCAAGAATCCATAACCCCATTTAAAATTCATTACACATAAATAatccataaatataaaaactgcTCTTACATACCTTTCTTTCAAGCTGAATATTTTGTTGCAGAATTTCATCTTCTCATCGGAGAATCATCTTTGGATCATCAAAATTCATACAACTAACTGGTgga carries:
- the LOC123202683 gene encoding agamous-like MADS-box protein AGL12 — encoded protein: MARGKVQMRRIENPMHRQVTFCKRRAGLLKKAKELSLLCDAEIGVLIFSANGKIYEMATKGTMQGLIERYMNANPVAQTEQAVPQGANEEINMLKQEIEVLKKGLSYMFGGGAVKMTLNELLMLEKHLEIWIYQIRSAKMDTMFQEINLLRNKEGILKATNKFLQDKIEENIRNIAGFGQMTSTIDYPLIIPNEIFHF